One Electrophorus electricus isolate fEleEle1 chromosome 10, fEleEle1.pri, whole genome shotgun sequence genomic region harbors:
- the apoc1 gene encoding apolipoprotein C-I — protein MKLYLAVAALLLVLLAHTEAQEEPTVEEPTVKEHFANIHTKLKEFGEDLSEKAISALKKLEESELASKTRSWITENIEKLKQKIDETFTTK, from the exons ATGAAACTGTACCTTGCCGTCGCTGCACTACTGTTAGTGCTGCTTGCACACACGG AGGCCCAGGAGGAGCCGACAGTGGAGGAGCCGACGGTGAAGGAGCACTttgcaaacatacatacaaaactCAAGGAGTTTGGAGAAGATCTGAGTGAGAAGGCCATTTCTGCTCTGAAGAAATTAGAGGAGAGCGAGTTGGCCTCCAAGACCAG GTCATGGATTACTGAAAATATAGAAAAGTTAAAGCAGAAGATTGATGAAACCTTCACGACCAAGTAA